The following coding sequences are from one Sciurus carolinensis chromosome 11, mSciCar1.2, whole genome shotgun sequence window:
- the LOC124959119 gene encoding olfactory receptor 1086-like has translation MKNVTEVTVFVLKGFTDNPELQIFFFLLFLALYLFTLMGNLGLIVLVIVDSRLHNPMYYFLGVLSSIDACYSSAITPNMLVDFLSREKAISFGACAAQMFLAVTCGTTECFLLAAMAYDRYVAIYNPLLYSVSMSPRVYMLLMVASCVGGILHAITHTTATFSLSFCGSNVIKHIFCDIPPLLAISCSDTRPNQLLLFYFAGSIEICTILIVLISYGFILLAILRIRSAEGKRKVFSTCGSHLTAVSIFHGTVLFMYVRPTSNYALEHDMTVSIFYTIFISMLNPLIYSLRNKDVKEAVKRVLGNNWFINKVCFS, from the coding sequence atgaagaatgtcactgaagTAACTGTATTTGTGCTGAAGGGCTTCACTGACAATCCTGAACTGCagatcttcttcttcctcctgtttctaGCACTTTACCTGTTTACTCTCATGGGAAATTTAGGACTGATTGTCTTAGTCATTGTGGATTCCCGGCTGCACAACCCAATGTACTATTTTCTGGGTGTATTGTCTTCAATAGATGCCTGCTATTCCTCTGCTATCACTCCAAATATGTTGGTGGACTTTTTGTCAAGGGAGAAAGCCATTTCATTTGGTGCATGTGCAGCCCAGATGTTCCTTGCTGTAACCTGTGGAACTACAGAGTGCTTTCTCTTGGCAGCCATGGCttatgatcgctatgtggccatctacAACCCACTTCTCTATTCAGTGAGCATGTCACCCAGGGTCTATATGCTGCTCATGGTGGCTTCCTGTGTTGGTGGGATTCTGCATGCTATAACACACACGACTGCCACTTTCAGCCTGTCCTTCTGTGGATCCAATGTAATCAAACACATCTTCTGTGACATCCCTCCTCTCCTTGCCATTTCTTGTTCTGACACCCGCCCCAACCAGCTTCTGCTCTTCTACTTTGCTGGCTCCATTGAGATATGCACTATCCTAATCGTCCTGATCTCCTATGGTTTCATTCTGTTGGCAATTCTGAGAATCCGCTCTgctgaagggaagaggaaagtctTTTCTACCTGTGGCTCTCACCTAACTGCAGTGTCCATTTTTCATGGTACTGTTCTTTTCATGTACGTGAGACCAACATCCAACTATGCTTTGGAGCATGACATGACAGTGTCGATATTTTacaccatttttatttccatgctGAATCCCCTCATCTACAGTTTGAGGAACAAAGATGTAAAAGAGGCAGTGAAGAGAGTTTTGGGGAATAATTGGTTTATCAATAAAGTCTGTTTTTCATAG
- the LOC124958862 gene encoding olfactory receptor 8K3-like gives MNNIYRNGHTNLTVVHEFILKGITLRPELQAPLFGLFLIIYLVTVLGNLGMIILTKVDHSLQTPMYFFLRHLAITDLGYSTVVGPKMLVNFVVDQNTISYHFCATQLAFFLVFIISELFILSAMSYDRYVAICNPLVYTVIMSQRVCHVLVAIPYLYCTFVSLLVTIKIFTLSFCGYNVISHFYCDSLPLISLLCSNTHEIEVIILILAAFNLISSLLVIVVSYLLILIAILRMKSAEGSRKAFSTCRSHLTAVTVFYGTLIFMYVQPKSNHSFDTDKVASIFYTMVIPMLNPLIYSLRNKDVKYALKRTWNKICNVFS, from the exons ATGAATAATATCTACAGAAATGGACACA CCAATCTCACAGTGGTGCATGAGTTCATTCTGAAGGGCATCACGTTGCGCCCTGAGCTGCAGGCTCCACTGTTTGGGCTGTTCCTCATCAtctacctggtcacagtgctgggTAACTTGGGCATGATCATCCTCACCAAGGTGGACCACAGCCTACAAACACCCATGTACTTTTTTCTCAGACACCTGGCTATTACAGATCTTGGTTATTCTACAGTTGTAGGACCCAAGATGTTAGTAAATTTTGTTGTGGATCAAAATACAATCTCCTATCACTTTTGTGCTACACAGCTagctttctttcttgtgtttattATCAGTGAACTCTTTATTCTGTCCGCCATGTCCTatgaccgctacgtggccatctgtAACCCTCTCGTCTACACTGTCATCATGTCACAGAGGGTATGTCATGTATTAGTGGCAATCCCATATCTCTACTGCACATTTGTGTCTCTTCTAGTTACCATAAAGATTTTTACCTTATCCTTCTGTGGCTACAATGTCATCAGTCATTTCTACTGTGACAGtctccctttaatatctttgctCTGCTCAAACACACATGAAATTGAAGTGATAATTCTGATCTTAgcagcttttaatttgatttcctcTCTTCTGGTCATTGTTGTGTCCTACCTGCTCATCCTCATAGCCATTCTCAGGATGAAGTCAGCTGAGGGCAGTCGCAAGGCTTTCTCCACCTGCAGATCCCACCTGACAGCGGTCACTGTGTTCTATGGGACtttgatatttatgtatgtgCAGCCCAAGTCCAACCACTCCTTTGACACCGATAAAGTGGCTTCCATATTTTATACTATGGTCATCCCAATGTTGAATCCCttgatctacagcctgaggaacaaagaTGTAAAGTATGCCCTAAAGAGAACCTGGAATAAGATATGCAATGTATTTTCTTGA